One genomic window of Phoenix dactylifera cultivar Barhee BC4 chromosome 6, palm_55x_up_171113_PBpolish2nd_filt_p, whole genome shotgun sequence includes the following:
- the LOC103703444 gene encoding uncharacterized protein LOC103703444: MDLNMTEVFLHGKEPCRSTSVIQTAHISTSGKKDNLGDTVLRLDCLGRGINNTSRTVHTHISCDISSQDDGCRLVLGRGPTPNTSCADYHPSGINKTEPSMSLRSSGPDAAMLKLGLSRGNSETILALAQNNHETQSPPAERSLPVPFADEGSTSAKRKSGGYVPSLLFAPRLGRLDTMKIAPETRDLLDQGSGWSTHKHHIPHHQLQLSPEPSVTTDGSLGALSEPMIADAATADTRIHRHHPKKCRFTGCSKGARGASGLCIAHGGGQRCQKPGCNKGAESRTAYCKAHGGGRRCQQLGCTKSAEGKTDFCIAHGGGRRCGHPGCTKAARGKSGLCIRHGGGKRCTIEGCSRSAEGQAGLCISHGGGRRCQYPGCGKGAQGSTKFCKAHGGGKRCIFEGCTKGAEGSTPLCKGHGGGKRCLFEGGGVCPKSVHGGTNFCVAHGGGKRCAVPGCTKSARGRTDCCVRHGGGKRCMFEGCGKSAQGSTDLCKAHGGGKRCSWSQGCEKFARGRSSLCAAHGSLMLLQQERESGSMIGRGLFQGIVSTSAAVKSDIDEHSSSGMSSISDCIESQESMGRRQLIPPQVLVPLSVNSPSPSSGLMDAGREGVGSHEKGFGLAVPEGRVHGGGLMTLLGGDLKNAFDGGDGLSFVG, from the coding sequence ATGGATCTTAACATGACAGAGGTCTTCTTGCATGGAAAGGAACCTTGCAGGAGTACTTCAGTCATACAAACAGCTCACATCTCCACTAGTGGCAAGAAAGACAACTTGGGTGATACCGTATTACGCCTTGACTGCCTCGGCCGTGGAATTAACAACACCAGTAGAACAGTCCATACTCATATCAGTTGTGATATTTCTTCTCAGGATGATGGATGTAGGCTGGTCCTTGGACGAGGTCCAACTCCAAATACCTCCTGTGCTGATTATCATCCATCTGGGATTAATAAAACCGAACCATCTATGAGCTTACGTTCTTCTGGACCTGATGCAGCAATGTTAAAGCTAGGGCTTTCACGGGGGAATTCAGAAACAATCCTAGCCCTGGCCCAAAACAATCACGAAACCCAGTCACCTCCTGCCGAAAGAAGCCTGCCTGTTCCATTTGCTGACGAGGGTTCAACTTCAGCCAAGAGGAAATCAGGTGGATATGTGCCTTCTCTACTCTTTGCTCCAAGGCTGGGGCGTCTTGATACTATGAAAATTGCACCAGAAACTAGAGATCTATTAGACCAGGGAAGTGGTTGGAGTACCCATAAACATCACATTCCTCATCATCAGCTTCAGTTGAGTCCTGAGCCTTCTGTCACAACTGATGGTTCTCTGGGTGCACTCTCTGAGCCCATGATTGCTGATGCTGCCACCGCTGATACGAGGATTCATCGCCACCATCCTAAGAAGTGCAGATTCACGGGATGTTCTAAAGGTGCAAGGGGGGCATCTGGACTCTGCATAGCTCATGGAGGTGGACAAAGGTGCCAGAAACCTGGCTGCAACAAAGGAGCCGAGAGTCGAACAGCATACTGCAAGGCCCATGGCGGAGGGAGGCGGTGCCAGCAGCTTGGTTGTACCAAGAGCGCAGAGGGAAAGACAGACTTCTGCATTGCTCATGGTGGGGGCCGTCGGTGTGGTCATCCAGGGTGCACCAAAGCAGCACGAGGCAAATCTGGGCTGTGTATCAGGCATGGTGGAGGAAAGAGGTGCACCATAGAGGGGTGCAGCCGGAGCGCTGAGGGTCAGGCAGGATTGTGCATCTCCCATGGAGGTGGCCGCCGATGCCAGTACCCGGGCTGCGGCAAGGGTGCACAGGGGAGCACCAAGTTCTGCAAGGCCCATGGTGGGGGTAAGAGGTGCATCTTTGAAGGGTGCACCAAGGGGGCAGAGGGGAGCACTCCGTTATGCAAGGGGCACGGCGGGGGCAAGCGGTGCCTCTTCGAGGGGGGCGGCGTCTGCCCGAAGAGTGTCCATGGCGGCACCAATTTCTGTGTGGCCCATGGAGGGGGGAAGCGATGCGCTGTGCCAGGATGCACCAAGAGTGCCCGTGGGCGCACCGATTGCTGTGTGAGGCATGGTGGGGGGAAGCGCTGCATGTTCGAGGGATGTGGGAAGAGTGCCCAGGGGAGCACTGATTTATGCAAGGCCCATGGCGGGGGAAAGCGGTGCTCTTGGAGCCAGGGGTGCGAGAAGTTTGCCAGGGGGAGAAGCAGTCTCTGTGCGGCCCACGGGAGCTTGATGCTCCTGCAGCAAGAGCGCGAGAGTGGGAGCATGATTGGTCGCGGTCTCTTCCAAGGTATTGTCTCTACATCTGCAGCTGTGAAAAGCGACATCGACGAGCACTCATCTTCTGGCATGAGCTCCATATCAGACTGCATCGAGTCACAAGAAAGCATGGGGAGGAGGCAGCTCATACCACCTCAGGTGCTGGTCCCGCTCTCCGTGAATTCCCCCTCACCATCATCTGGGCTGATGGATGCAGGCAGAGAGGGAGTAGGAAGCCACGAGAAGGGCTTTGGACTAGCGGTCCCTGAGGGAAGGGTGCATGGTGGTGGTTTGATGACTTTGCTTGGAGGAGATCTCAAGAATGCTTTTGATGGGGGGGATGGTCTGAGCTTTGTCGGATGA